From the genome of Candidatus Hadarchaeales archaeon, one region includes:
- the purE gene encoding 5-(carboxyamino)imidazole ribonucleotide mutase yields the protein MTKVVIIMGSKSDFEFADKIVKTLKDFGIHYELRIASAHKTPEKVLEILREYEKGNENLVYITIAGRSNALSGMVDANTRYPVIACPLYSEKFSGIDIFSSLRMPSGVAPLVILEPESAALAAAKILSLKDQKLGEKVSEYQRKMKDKLEREDEELRKG from the coding sequence ATGACAAAAGTGGTTATCATCATGGGATCAAAATCCGATTTTGAATTTGCGGATAAAATCGTGAAAACTTTGAAAGATTTTGGAATTCATTATGAACTGAGAATCGCGTCGGCGCACAAGACTCCTGAAAAAGTCTTGGAAATTTTACGAGAGTACGAGAAAGGGAATGAAAACCTAGTTTATATAACTATTGCTGGAAGATCTAACGCCCTCTCTGGGATGGTTGATGCCAATACGAGATATCCAGTCATAGCTTGTCCATTATATTCGGAAAAGTTTTCCGGGATCGATATATTTTCTTCTCTCAGAATGCCTAGCGGTGTAGCTCCTTTAGTCATATTGGAACCAGAATCCGCCGCGTTGGCCGCGGCAAAAATTCTTTCTTTGAAAGACCAGAAACTCGGTGAAAAGGTTTCGGAATATCAAAGGAAGATGAAGGACAAACTCGAGAGAGAAGATGAAGAGCTAAGGAAGGGATAA
- the purB gene encoding adenylosuccinate lyase encodes MAEFGYETFLSPFTWRYGSKEMKRLFSEVYTRTLWRKVWLALAEAQAEYGLISQEELEDIRSKSGPEYVNIERAHEVEREIRHDLMAEIKVFAEQCPVGGGKIHLGATSMDIEDNADAIRIKEALDIILTRLINCLDALSEKIIKYKDLPCLGWTHIQPAEPTTLGYRLAFYAQDLVLDVQLVEFLMNNLVKGKGIKGAVGTSASFKFLLGEKGRPEDLEKKVMEKLGISSFHISTQTYPRKLDFILLNVLASIAQSAHKFGLDFRLLQSPAFGEISEPMKEAQVGSSAMPFKKNPISAERMCSLARYVSVLPKIAWDNASQTILERTLDDSANRRIVLAEAFLAIDECLIIYAWLARGMIVYPEMIKKNLEKFAPFAAIEPILMRLVELGEDRQKMHEYLREISRKAWEVVMRGEKNPLHELLSQDMRIKSKLPREELDEFFEVENYIGDAPERCEKFVKEVIKPLLQKYGDRVCLTEGTKF; translated from the coding sequence ATGGCAGAATTCGGCTACGAAACGTTCCTCTCTCCATTCACTTGGAGGTACGGCTCGAAAGAGATGAAACGTTTGTTCTCCGAAGTTTACACGAGAACTCTTTGGAGAAAAGTATGGCTCGCGCTTGCCGAAGCTCAAGCTGAGTATGGTCTGATCTCTCAGGAGGAATTGGAAGATATTCGATCTAAATCAGGTCCGGAATATGTAAACATCGAAAGAGCGCATGAAGTCGAAAGAGAAATAAGGCATGATTTGATGGCGGAGATCAAAGTTTTTGCCGAACAGTGTCCAGTTGGAGGAGGCAAGATTCATCTTGGCGCCACTTCTATGGATATAGAAGATAACGCGGACGCAATTAGAATAAAAGAGGCTCTAGACATAATCCTCACAAGGCTGATTAATTGTTTGGACGCTTTATCTGAAAAAATAATCAAGTATAAGGATTTGCCATGCTTGGGATGGACACACATTCAACCGGCCGAGCCGACTACCTTAGGATATCGCTTGGCGTTTTATGCGCAAGACTTGGTGCTCGACGTGCAGCTTGTGGAATTTCTCATGAACAATCTTGTGAAAGGAAAAGGAATAAAGGGCGCCGTGGGGACTTCTGCAAGTTTTAAGTTTTTGCTCGGAGAAAAAGGACGTCCGGAAGACTTGGAGAAAAAAGTCATGGAAAAACTTGGAATAAGTTCCTTTCACATTTCGACTCAAACATATCCTAGAAAGTTGGATTTTATTCTTTTGAACGTTCTCGCAAGCATTGCTCAGAGTGCTCACAAATTTGGATTGGATTTCCGCCTATTGCAGTCTCCGGCTTTTGGGGAAATATCAGAACCGATGAAGGAGGCGCAGGTAGGTTCTTCGGCAATGCCGTTTAAAAAGAACCCAATTTCCGCTGAAAGAATGTGCTCGCTGGCAAGATATGTGTCCGTTTTACCAAAAATCGCATGGGACAATGCCTCACAGACGATTCTTGAAAGGACGCTGGACGATTCCGCAAACAGAAGAATAGTTCTAGCAGAGGCTTTTCTCGCAATTGACGAATGTCTGATAATCTATGCATGGCTCGCGAGGGGCATGATAGTTTATCCAGAAATGATAAAAAAGAATTTGGAGAAATTTGCGCCCTTTGCTGCTATTGAACCGATTCTAATGCGTCTTGTTGAACTTGGTGAGGACAGACAAAAAATGCATGAGTATCTGAGAGAGATTTCAAGAAAAGCTTGGGAGGTCGTCATGCGAGGAGAAAAAAACCCACTTCACGAACTTTTGTCTCAGGATATGCGCATAAAATCAAAGTTGCCCAGAGAAGAGCTTGACGAGTTTTTCGAAGTAGAAAATTATATTGGCGATGCTCCGGAGCGTTGCGAAAAATTCGTTAAAGAAGTGATCAAGCCGCTATTACAGAAATATGGAGATAGAGTATGTTTGACAGAAGGCACGAAATTCTGA
- a CDS encoding tetrahydrofolate dehydrogenase/cyclohydrolase catalytic domain-containing protein yields MAVIMDGKALAEEIKKQIAREVEKLKIEGLRPSLAVVMVGKDPSSQVYVGGKERDCKAVGINFRLHQLPEDSSSNEVVQLVENLNAADVQGIIVQLPLPPQIDKRRVISAIDPAKDVDGIHPENVGKLWLGDYSLQNSLLPCTPKGILRLLDRYNLSIEGKLVVIINRSDLVGKPLAKMMLDRNATVVICHSKTRNLSERTKEADVLVSGVGRAPSFRIGKEMVKEGTVVIDVGISFVEGKMVGDVDFESVKDIASYITPVPGGVGPMTRAMLLENVLIATNLQRERNV; encoded by the coding sequence TTGGCTGTAATAATGGATGGCAAGGCACTTGCTGAAGAAATAAAAAAACAAATCGCTCGGGAAGTTGAAAAACTGAAAATTGAAGGACTCCGTCCATCTCTTGCTGTTGTTATGGTGGGAAAAGATCCTTCCTCGCAGGTGTATGTTGGGGGAAAGGAAAGGGACTGTAAAGCCGTTGGCATAAATTTCAGGCTCCATCAACTTCCTGAAGACTCAAGTTCGAATGAAGTTGTTCAACTAGTTGAGAATCTAAATGCCGCGGACGTGCAGGGGATAATAGTACAACTTCCTCTTCCTCCACAAATAGACAAGCGCAGAGTTATCTCGGCTATCGATCCAGCAAAGGATGTGGACGGTATTCATCCCGAGAACGTTGGTAAACTCTGGCTTGGTGATTATTCTCTCCAGAATTCGCTCCTTCCCTGCACACCGAAGGGAATTCTCAGGCTTCTAGATCGTTACAATCTCTCAATAGAAGGAAAGCTGGTTGTAATAATCAACCGGAGCGATCTGGTTGGAAAACCTCTAGCAAAAATGATGCTCGATAGGAATGCGACGGTTGTAATTTGCCATTCTAAAACAAGAAATCTATCAGAGAGGACAAAGGAGGCGGATGTTTTGGTTTCTGGTGTCGGCCGTGCCCCATCATTCAGGATAGGAAAAGAAATGGTCAAAGAAGGAACAGTTGTAATTGATGTTGGAATTTCCTTTGTCGAGGGTAAGATGGTTGGAGACGTTGATTTTGAATCCGTAAAAGATATAGCTTCTTACATAACTCCAGTACCCGGTGGTGTTGGTCCAATGACTCGTGCAATGCTTTTGGAAAATGTTTTGATAGCCACCAATCTTCAGAGGGAAAGGAATGTTTAA
- a CDS encoding 5-formyltetrahydrofolate cyclo-ligase, producing the protein MFNVRDLREKKKAEREALTFEEVLEKSRKIKEKLFSLPEFKSAKTVAFYVAKEEAKEVRTQEMIVETLELGKKVLVPFVVGNEIEFTEISGLCDLQPGTFGILEPRIEIRKKIPLEQIELVVVPGIAFDLKGRRIGYGKGFYDRFLSRLFSVNPNVCVVSLAFEMQLVENIPNQKSADVPVKILITEERILRFG; encoded by the coding sequence ATGTTTAATGTTAGAGATCTCCGTGAAAAAAAGAAAGCGGAAAGGGAAGCTCTGACTTTTGAGGAGGTTTTGGAAAAGAGCAGGAAAATAAAAGAGAAGCTGTTTTCTCTTCCGGAGTTCAAAAGCGCAAAAACAGTGGCCTTTTATGTGGCAAAAGAAGAAGCGAAAGAAGTCAGAACGCAGGAAATGATTGTTGAAACCTTGGAGCTCGGGAAAAAAGTTTTGGTTCCGTTTGTTGTAGGAAACGAAATCGAATTTACGGAGATTTCTGGGCTTTGCGATCTTCAGCCCGGAACATTCGGCATTCTGGAACCACGCATAGAAATTCGTAAGAAAATCCCTCTTGAACAAATAGAACTTGTTGTAGTTCCAGGAATTGCTTTTGACCTAAAGGGACGGAGAATTGGATATGGAAAAGGATTTTACGATAGATTTCTCAGCAGACTTTTTTCCGTGAATCCAAATGTGTGCGTTGTTAGTCTTGCATTCGAGATGCAGCTGGTTGAAAACATACCCAATCAGAAATCTGCGGATGTTCCGGTGAAAATATTGATAACTGAGGAAAGAATTCTGAGATTTGGGTGA
- a CDS encoding AIR synthase related protein: MTSKYRQVGVDVKKSGIEVFKKHIKSIHEKSFCSVFKNPLDSSTGLVFHTDGAGSKPVQAYLHWAETRDKRWFEGLAQDVVAMNIDDIVCVGAIPISLVDYIALNPRIVPKKEILESLARGFEKTLSLLKKFGISIIFAGGETAELPDQLMTLDVSGAVVGIIELSKIISGENIKAGDIIVGIRSGGRAKYENRENSGIMCNGITLARHCLMKPEYSKKRPEIGSGYFGRFSFDDYLEELNMTVGEAILSPTRIFTPIVFKILKQCGGISGLVHNTGGGLTKCLRLGKNILYVKENLPEPDPIFKLIQKEGRVSWNEMFEVFNMGIGFEVIVKKEEVDNVISIAEKFGVQAMVIGYCDRSKRGNRVIIKSMFGKFEYG, translated from the coding sequence TTGACCTCAAAATACAGACAAGTTGGCGTAGATGTCAAAAAATCAGGCATAGAAGTTTTTAAGAAGCATATAAAGTCGATCCACGAAAAGTCATTCTGTTCTGTCTTCAAAAATCCTCTTGATTCTTCAACTGGTTTGGTTTTCCATACCGATGGAGCCGGTAGTAAACCGGTTCAGGCTTATCTTCATTGGGCAGAGACAAGAGATAAAAGATGGTTTGAGGGACTCGCGCAGGACGTAGTCGCGATGAACATCGATGACATTGTTTGTGTCGGTGCGATTCCGATTTCTTTAGTCGATTACATTGCACTGAACCCACGTATTGTTCCGAAAAAAGAGATCTTGGAATCTTTGGCAAGAGGCTTTGAGAAGACTCTCTCTCTTCTCAAAAAGTTTGGGATATCTATAATATTTGCTGGCGGCGAAACCGCTGAGCTTCCCGATCAGCTGATGACACTCGATGTGTCTGGCGCCGTAGTGGGTATCATAGAACTTTCAAAAATCATCAGCGGAGAAAACATAAAAGCTGGTGATATCATTGTTGGTATCAGGAGTGGTGGGAGAGCAAAGTACGAGAATAGAGAGAATAGCGGGATCATGTGTAATGGTATAACACTGGCTAGACACTGCTTGATGAAGCCGGAATATTCTAAAAAGCGTCCGGAAATCGGAAGTGGATATTTCGGAAGATTTTCCTTTGATGACTATCTTGAGGAACTGAATATGACGGTGGGCGAGGCTATTCTTTCTCCCACCAGGATTTTCACACCAATTGTCTTCAAGATTCTTAAACAATGTGGAGGGATATCCGGACTTGTTCATAACACTGGAGGCGGTCTGACAAAATGTTTGAGACTGGGGAAAAACATTCTCTACGTGAAGGAAAATCTACCCGAACCAGATCCCATTTTTAAGCTCATTCAGAAGGAGGGTAGAGTCAGTTGGAACGAAATGTTTGAAGTTTTTAACATGGGGATAGGATTTGAAGTCATTGTCAAGAAAGAAGAAGTAGACAACGTAATTTCAATCGCAGAAAAATTCGGAGTTCAAGCCATGGTCATCGGTTATTGCGATCGCAGCAAAAGGGGCAACAGAGTGATTATTAAAAGCATGTTTGGAAAGTTTGAGTACGGGTAG
- the purS gene encoding phosphoribosylformylglycinamidine synthase subunit PurS, translated as MKKFRARVEVKLKPAYLDPEGATAERSLKDLGFKVEKVRVAKVYEMEIYALSREDAEKKVDEMCRKLLSNPVKDDYVFEVKEENGATLQKKKSSC; from the coding sequence TTGAAGAAATTTCGTGCGAGAGTGGAGGTAAAATTAAAGCCAGCTTACCTCGACCCCGAGGGGGCAACAGCAGAGAGATCTCTAAAAGATCTGGGTTTCAAGGTTGAGAAGGTGCGAGTGGCGAAAGTGTATGAAATGGAGATCTATGCTTTATCAAGGGAGGATGCGGAGAAGAAAGTCGACGAGATGTGTAGAAAATTGCTTTCCAATCCGGTCAAGGATGATTATGTTTTTGAGGTGAAAGAAGAAAATGGAGCAACTTTACAAAAGAAAAAATCTTCCTGTTGA
- the purL gene encoding phosphoribosylformylglycinamidine synthase subunit PurL, which produces MEQLYKRKNLPVEVFEVNILAASDENLLRISRELGLSLNLQEMKACKRYFQKIRRNPTDIELQTIGQTWSEHCFHKTFKGTVIFKGKKFRLFKDFIRKATEELAPEWCISVFEDNAGIVDFENGYGIAVKVETHNHPSAVEPFGGAATGIGGVIRDILGVWAEPIANIDVLGFGPLDVSYSILPPGMKHPKYIFSGVVAGIGCYGNNMGIPTVAGAVYFDESYIGNPVVYCGCVGLLPLDKCVKNTRPGDFAVLAGGRTGRDGIHGVTFASEELRGDLEALRSAVQIPDPIEEEKLRRAILRIRDEKLASAITDLGGGGLSCAASEMANRANCGVEIWLEKVPLKHAGMAPWEIWISESQERMLLSVPKKNLRRVLQIFEEEEVEATPVGVFNNKKSVEVFWKKIRILDLKLDFLFSPPLPVRVARISTCGEPEPKISDGKEETLLLRLLSSPNICSREDIIRTYDHEVQGRSVLKPLQGKHSGPNDAAVLRPLPDSWKGVVISCGLKPRYGKIDPYWMAASSIEEAIRNNIAVGGERQAILDNFTWGNPEKPEQLGALLSACKACYDFAKVFGVPFISGKDSLYNESELDPVTPTLLITAVGIIRDIKKAVSLDLKEVGDPLYILGRTYNELGGSELLAIFGKLGSNVPRVRPKESKKVMKSVQRAIDSECVKACHDLSEGGLAVALAEMVISSDFGASMDLSEVPTQTKLSNTSLLFSESNGRFLVEVAKEREKEFESLVKGDFAKIGVVCKKRSLEIRRDGKTIICLSSEKLRSAWKKRLW; this is translated from the coding sequence ATGGAGCAACTTTACAAAAGAAAAAATCTTCCTGTTGAAGTTTTTGAGGTAAACATACTCGCCGCGAGCGACGAAAATCTTTTGCGCATCAGCAGGGAACTTGGTCTTTCATTAAATCTTCAAGAGATGAAAGCTTGCAAGAGGTATTTTCAAAAAATCAGAAGAAATCCGACGGACATAGAACTACAAACAATTGGTCAAACGTGGTCAGAGCACTGTTTTCACAAAACTTTTAAAGGCACGGTTATCTTCAAAGGTAAAAAGTTCAGACTTTTTAAAGATTTCATTCGCAAAGCCACAGAAGAATTGGCTCCAGAATGGTGTATCTCTGTATTTGAAGATAACGCTGGAATAGTAGACTTTGAAAATGGTTATGGGATTGCGGTAAAGGTTGAAACGCACAATCACCCCTCTGCTGTGGAACCGTTTGGTGGTGCTGCAACCGGTATCGGCGGAGTGATAAGAGACATTCTCGGTGTTTGGGCGGAACCGATCGCAAATATCGATGTGTTGGGATTTGGTCCTTTAGACGTGAGTTATTCGATTTTGCCTCCGGGAATGAAACATCCGAAGTATATTTTTTCAGGTGTTGTAGCGGGAATAGGTTGTTACGGAAATAATATGGGAATCCCAACTGTTGCTGGCGCCGTATATTTTGACGAAAGCTACATTGGGAATCCAGTTGTTTACTGTGGTTGTGTAGGTTTGCTTCCTCTTGATAAATGCGTGAAGAACACGCGGCCGGGAGACTTCGCTGTTTTAGCTGGTGGGAGAACTGGAAGAGATGGAATTCATGGAGTTACTTTTGCATCTGAGGAATTGCGTGGAGATCTTGAGGCCTTGAGAAGCGCGGTTCAAATTCCAGACCCAATAGAAGAGGAGAAGTTACGAAGGGCAATTTTAAGAATTCGGGATGAAAAGCTCGCATCCGCAATAACCGACCTAGGTGGAGGTGGACTTTCCTGTGCAGCTTCCGAGATGGCGAACAGGGCCAATTGTGGCGTTGAAATTTGGTTGGAAAAAGTTCCATTGAAACATGCTGGAATGGCTCCATGGGAGATATGGATTTCAGAATCTCAGGAAAGGATGTTACTCTCAGTTCCCAAGAAAAATTTGCGGAGGGTTCTTCAGATATTCGAAGAAGAAGAGGTGGAAGCAACACCGGTGGGAGTTTTCAATAATAAAAAGTCCGTCGAAGTTTTCTGGAAAAAGATTAGAATTCTTGATCTTAAATTAGATTTTCTCTTTTCTCCACCGCTCCCGGTTAGAGTAGCTAGGATATCTACATGTGGAGAGCCAGAACCGAAAATTTCAGACGGAAAAGAGGAAACACTTCTTTTGCGACTTCTTTCTTCTCCAAATATCTGCAGTCGCGAAGACATCATAAGAACGTATGATCATGAAGTCCAAGGAAGAAGTGTGCTGAAACCCCTTCAAGGTAAACATTCCGGACCAAACGACGCGGCAGTTCTTCGTCCACTACCGGATTCTTGGAAAGGTGTAGTGATATCATGCGGACTGAAGCCAAGATATGGAAAGATAGATCCTTATTGGATGGCGGCATCTTCAATCGAGGAAGCCATAAGGAATAACATCGCTGTTGGTGGAGAAAGACAAGCTATCTTGGACAACTTTACGTGGGGGAATCCGGAAAAGCCAGAACAGCTTGGTGCTTTGCTCAGCGCCTGCAAAGCCTGTTATGATTTTGCCAAGGTATTTGGTGTGCCATTCATTTCTGGGAAGGACAGTCTTTATAACGAATCTGAGCTCGATCCTGTGACACCGACGCTTCTGATAACAGCTGTTGGAATAATTCGAGATATTAAGAAGGCGGTTTCTCTGGACCTTAAGGAAGTAGGAGATCCGTTGTATATTTTGGGCCGCACGTACAATGAGCTTGGCGGATCTGAGCTTTTGGCTATTTTTGGAAAATTAGGGTCAAACGTTCCCCGAGTCAGGCCAAAAGAGTCCAAAAAAGTGATGAAGTCTGTTCAAAGAGCGATTGATAGTGAATGCGTAAAAGCTTGCCATGATCTCTCGGAGGGAGGGTTGGCTGTGGCGCTCGCTGAAATGGTGATCTCTAGCGATTTTGGAGCCTCTATGGATTTATCAGAAGTGCCCACTCAAACAAAATTATCCAACACTTCTCTTTTATTCTCGGAGTCTAATGGAAGATTTCTCGTAGAAGTTGCCAAAGAAAGAGAAAAAGAGTTTGAGAGCTTAGTCAAAGGAGACTTCGCGAAGATAGGCGTAGTTTGTAAGAAGAGATCTTTGGAGATCCGGCGTGATGGAAAAACAATAATATGTCTTTCTTCGGAGAAGTTGCGTTCAGCTTGGAAAAAGAGACTATGGTGA
- the purQ gene encoding phosphoribosylformylglycinamidine synthase subunit PurQ yields the protein MKNVCVIRTRGTNCDWETALALKNVGLLAEIVHLRKLDGFKLRKYDALVIPGGFSYGDHIRAGAVMAKRLLARLRKELVKFVEEGKPILGICNGFQVLVEGGLLPAFEGPSEEPQAALAVNNSCRYECRWVYLRVEKSKCIFMSKVDKKTLFLPVAHAEGKFIFDLNRQDEDIKKLVQNKQLVLRYADESGRPAQGRYPHNPNGSIFDIAGVCDPSGVVFGLMPHPERAFYWFHRPDWTASKDEEWADGRLIFESLADYLRR from the coding sequence ATGAAAAATGTTTGTGTAATCCGGACCAGGGGGACGAACTGCGATTGGGAAACGGCGCTGGCGTTAAAAAATGTGGGCCTACTGGCAGAAATAGTTCATCTACGCAAACTCGATGGTTTCAAACTCAGAAAGTACGATGCACTGGTTATTCCAGGAGGTTTTTCGTATGGAGACCACATACGGGCGGGAGCAGTGATGGCTAAACGTTTGCTGGCTCGTTTGCGAAAAGAACTTGTAAAATTTGTGGAAGAGGGCAAGCCAATTCTAGGCATATGCAACGGATTTCAAGTATTGGTCGAAGGTGGTCTGCTTCCGGCTTTTGAGGGACCGAGCGAAGAACCACAAGCTGCTTTAGCCGTGAACAATTCCTGTAGGTACGAATGCAGATGGGTCTATCTAAGAGTGGAAAAAAGCAAATGCATTTTCATGAGCAAAGTTGATAAAAAAACTCTCTTTCTTCCGGTCGCGCACGCGGAAGGAAAATTCATTTTCGATCTAAATAGACAAGACGAGGATATTAAGAAGCTCGTGCAAAACAAGCAATTGGTCTTACGATATGCCGATGAGAGCGGTCGACCGGCGCAGGGAAGATATCCACATAATCCTAACGGGTCTATTTTCGATATCGCTGGAGTTTGCGATCCATCTGGAGTGGTATTTGGTTTGATGCCACATCCTGAAAGGGCTTTTTACTGGTTCCACAGACCGGACTGGACGGCTTCAAAAGATGAGGAATGGGCCGATGGGCGTCTGATTTTCGAATCTCTTGCGGATTATCTCAGGAGGTGA
- a CDS encoding cysteine desulfurase, with protein MSSGKIYLDSAASSLTPEPVIRKVLEFYREYRANVGRGVYSWSAEATDEYERARKEVAKLINAKDASEIIFTKNTTEGINTVAHGLEWKSGDKIVTTIVEHHSNFIPWLRITKKLSLKIEIVKSDGAGRFEITDFEKAIDERTKLIAISHASNVLGTVLPVKEVTKIAHERGAKILIDGAQSVPHMPVDVSEIGCDFLAFSGHKMLAPTGIGVLYVNSDSSDVLEPLAVGGGTVDHVSISDFSLTRSPDRFEAGTPPIAQAIGLGEAAKYLRRLDMEDIAVHERKLTEKIISGLSEIEDTEIYGPLTCDDIIGIVAFNVRDLDPNGVAEILDEKGGIMVRSGHHCAMPLHVELLRRPLGSVRASVYI; from the coding sequence TTGTCTTCCGGAAAGATATATCTTGATAGCGCGGCAAGTAGCTTAACACCTGAACCCGTAATAAGAAAAGTTTTGGAGTTTTACAGAGAGTACAGAGCCAACGTCGGGCGTGGTGTTTATTCTTGGTCAGCAGAAGCTACAGACGAATATGAGAGAGCCAGAAAAGAGGTAGCAAAATTAATAAATGCTAAAGATGCAAGCGAGATAATCTTTACTAAAAACACAACCGAAGGCATAAACACGGTTGCTCACGGACTAGAATGGAAAAGCGGTGACAAGATAGTTACCACAATTGTTGAGCATCATTCAAATTTTATCCCTTGGTTAAGAATAACCAAAAAATTGAGCTTAAAGATTGAGATAGTTAAATCCGATGGCGCTGGCAGGTTTGAAATAACCGATTTTGAAAAAGCAATCGATGAACGTACGAAATTAATCGCGATTTCCCATGCTTCAAATGTTCTTGGAACAGTCTTGCCGGTAAAGGAAGTTACGAAAATCGCGCATGAACGAGGAGCAAAAATTCTAATCGACGGCGCCCAATCTGTGCCGCACATGCCTGTAGATGTCTCCGAAATAGGTTGTGATTTTCTAGCGTTTTCTGGCCATAAGATGTTGGCTCCAACTGGCATTGGAGTTTTATATGTTAACAGTGATAGCTCCGATGTTTTGGAGCCTTTAGCTGTAGGAGGAGGGACAGTCGATCATGTTTCAATATCGGACTTCAGTTTAACGAGATCGCCCGACCGGTTCGAGGCAGGAACACCACCAATTGCTCAAGCTATCGGGCTTGGAGAGGCGGCCAAATATTTGCGAAGACTTGATATGGAGGACATCGCTGTTCATGAACGTAAACTGACCGAGAAAATCATTTCCGGTCTTTCAGAAATCGAGGACACAGAAATTTACGGACCACTGACTTGTGATGATATAATAGGAATTGTCGCATTCAATGTTCGGGATTTAGATCCAAACGGAGTGGCAGAAATTCTCGATGAAAAAGGAGGAATAATGGTCAGATCAGGTCATCACTGTGCGATGCCACTTCATGTCGAGCTTCTCAGAAGACCACTGGGAAGCGTCAGAGCTTCTGTTTATATATAA
- the pscS gene encoding O-phospho-L-seryl-tRNA:Cys-tRNA synthase: MTGDLEGEKIPDIPREKLEKYLHLRREFREERYINLNPLQRGGILTQAAREALLEFGDGYSVCDWCPPKMARLDKIGTPPIADFYADLAEFLGMDVARVVTRCREAKFIAFRMLGEPGDYVVIDSLAHYSTYIAAELARLKVKEVPNSGYPEFRLNLDAYAEKIEEVKKEIGKPPALVLLTHVDYLYGNLNDAEKVAKIAHEYNVPVLLNAAYTAGVMPVDGKRLGVDIITGSGHKSWAASAPTGILAMTEEIAERILAPSKIRGDLTGRTFGVKEYALLGCTVMGAPLISLMASFPYVVERVKRWPEEVEKTRWLVDQLEKIEGTKQLGVKPKEHTLVHIESEGFFKVSQTHKRRGYFLYDELRERGIVGIQPGLTKHFKLNTYGLDWEKIKKVGEAFLEIAEKYELKIG; encoded by the coding sequence TTGACTGGAGATCTGGAGGGCGAGAAAATCCCAGATATACCGAGGGAAAAGCTCGAGAAGTATCTTCATCTGAGGCGGGAATTTAGGGAAGAGAGATATATAAACCTCAATCCGCTTCAGCGTGGAGGAATTCTGACACAAGCTGCCAGAGAGGCACTACTTGAATTTGGTGATGGTTACTCTGTTTGTGACTGGTGTCCTCCAAAAATGGCTAGATTAGATAAAATCGGGACCCCGCCGATAGCAGATTTCTATGCAGATTTGGCCGAATTTCTTGGCATGGATGTCGCAAGAGTTGTGACTAGATGCAGAGAAGCGAAATTCATAGCTTTCAGGATGCTCGGTGAGCCGGGAGATTATGTTGTAATAGACAGCCTCGCACACTACTCGACGTACATCGCCGCAGAGTTGGCTAGACTTAAAGTTAAAGAGGTTCCGAATAGTGGATACCCAGAGTTTCGGCTCAACTTGGATGCCTATGCCGAAAAAATAGAAGAAGTGAAGAAAGAGATAGGAAAGCCACCGGCGTTGGTTCTTCTTACACATGTCGATTATCTCTATGGAAACCTGAATGATGCGGAGAAAGTTGCGAAGATCGCCCATGAATATAATGTTCCGGTTCTTCTGAATGCCGCATATACAGCGGGCGTAATGCCGGTTGATGGAAAAAGGCTAGGTGTGGATATAATCACTGGAAGCGGTCACAAATCTTGGGCTGCGAGCGCCCCGACCGGAATTTTAGCAATGACGGAAGAGATAGCCGAGCGGATCTTGGCACCCTCCAAAATCCGGGGAGATTTGACCGGCAGGACTTTTGGTGTAAAAGAGTACGCATTGCTCGGTTGCACAGTAATGGGCGCACCATTGATCTCTCTTATGGCATCTTTTCCTTACGTCGTCGAGAGAGTCAAGCGATGGCCAGAAGAAGTCGAGAAAACGAGATGGTTGGTTGATCAGCTTGAAAAGATAGAAGGAACCAAACAACTCGGTGTGAAACCGAAGGAGCATACACTAGTCCACATCGAGTCAGAGGGATTTTTCAAAGTATCACAAACTCATAAACGTCGTGGCTACTTCCTTTATGACGAACTAAGGGAAAGGGGAATAGTCGGAATTCAACCCGGGTTAACCAAGCATTTCAAACTCAACACATATGGTCTTGATTGGGAAAAGATAAAAAAGGTAGGAGAAGCTTTCTTGGAGATAGCTGAGAAATATGAACTAAAGATAGGATAA